The Kineosporia corallincola genome segment CCGAACGGATGCTCGGCCACCGGCAGGAACTCGACGTGGGTGAAGCCCATGTCTTTCACGTAACCGACGAGCTGGTCGGCCAGTTCGAGGTAGGACAGGCCCTGCCGCCAGGAGCCGAGGTGCACCTCGTAGATGCTCAGCGGGCTGGTGAGCGCCTGCTGCCGGTCGCGCTCGGCGACCCAGGCGGCGTCTTGCCACTCGTAGCTGGACTCGGTGACGACCGACGCCGTGGACGGCGGGACCTCGGTGGCGTACGCCATCGGGTCGGCCTTCTGCCGCCAGTGGCCGTCCTGACCGAGGATCTCGTACTTGTAGCGGGTGCCCGCGCCGATGCCCGGCACGAACAGCTCCCACACCCCCGAGCCGCCGAGGCTGCGCATCGACTGGGTGCGCCCGTCCCACTGGTTGGCGTCGGAAACCACGCGCACCGCCTGGGCATTCGGCGCCCAGACGGCGAACGACGTGCCCGCGACGTCACCGATCAGCCCGGGGAAGCGGCGCGGGTGGGCGCCCAGCGCGCGCCACAGTTCCTCGTGCCGACCCTCGGCGATCAGGTGCAGGTCGATCTCGCCCAGACTGGGCAGAAAACGGTAGGGGTCGTCGAGCACCTGCTCGTCAGAACCCTCGTAGCGCACCGCGATCCGGTAGTCGCCGACGGTCGGGCGCTCCAGGGCGCCGGCCCAGATGCCGTCCTGCTCGTGGGTCAGCGGGTGTCTGGTGCCGTCCTCCGTGACCACCACGACCTCGGCGGCGAGCGGACGCAGCGTACGAACCGTGACCCGGCCGTTGTACGGATGCGCGCCCAGCACCGAGTGCGGGTTGTAGTAGGCGCCGACGGCCACCTTCGCGAGCACGTCGGAATCCACCGGCTTCACCGGGGACGTCACGACGATGTCTGCTGGGGAGAGCGCGGCGGTGCTCGCTTCGAGGGGGCTCTGCGAAGTCGGAGACTGTGCCATGTCGGGAAGTCTGGCACGCATCGGGCGGGGCGGCATGGTGCCGCGCCACCGGCCCGGCCCGGCGAGGTGGATCTCCTCATGCGGATCGCCTACTTGGAGTAGTGTCGAGGTCACCCTGTGCCTCAAGGCCGTGGTCAGGGCCATGTGGGACTGCTGGGTAACGATTCAGTCGGCGGCCACGGCGGAGCAAGCTGAGAGGTGTGGATCATGGGTCCGCGCGTGTTGCTGGTGTGCACGGCGAACATCTGCCGCTCGCCCGGGGCGGAGCGACTGCTGGCCGGACGGCTCGGCGGGGCGGTGGATTTCTTCAGCCGGGGCACCCGGGCCGTGCCCGGCGCCGGCATCTGCGACTTCTCCTCGGGCTGGGTGCGTGATCACGCCGGGACGCCGGCCGCGCACGAGTCCCGGCCGCTCGACGTGGCCGACATCCGCGCCTCGACGATGATTCTCACCGCCACCCAGTCGCAGCGCGGGCGGGTGATCGAGATGCGTCCCTCGGCCCAGGTGCGCACCTTCACTCTGCTGCACGCCGCGCGCACGGCCCGGTGGCTCGCGGCCACCGGGCGGATCCCGCCCCGCGGTGCCGACCTGGCCGATCGCCTGTTGTGGCTGGTCGAGGAACTCGACGCCAATCGCGGTTCGGCGCCCAGGGGCGAAATTGAGGACGACGACGAGCTGCCGGACCCGCACCGCGACGGCCGGCATCCGGAGGTGTTCTCCCGGCTCCAGGGGGCGGTCGACGATCTGTGTGCGCCGCTGCTGTTCCGTGGGCCGGCGCTGCGCCGGGACCGGGTGCGCCTGCGGCAGAAGCCTTCTGGGGTGCGGCGCTGAGCTGTGTC includes the following:
- a CDS encoding arsenate reductase/protein-tyrosine-phosphatase family protein, translating into MGPRVLLVCTANICRSPGAERLLAGRLGGAVDFFSRGTRAVPGAGICDFSSGWVRDHAGTPAAHESRPLDVADIRASTMILTATQSQRGRVIEMRPSAQVRTFTLLHAARTARWLAATGRIPPRGADLADRLLWLVEELDANRGSAPRGEIEDDDELPDPHRDGRHPEVFSRLQGAVDDLCAPLLFRGPALRRDRVRLRQKPSGVRR